A single genomic interval of Cellvibrio sp. PSBB023 harbors:
- the trxC gene encoding thioredoxin TrxC, with amino-acid sequence MNPVQINCPHCFSTNRLPSERLTDKPNCGKCKRPLFVGKPLELNPGNVANTLDKNDIPVLVDCWAPWCGPCQGFAPVFEQLAVQSEPYLRCAKLNTEAVPSIAQRWGIRSIPTLILFKGGKEVQRVSGAMSLPQLKAWLVQVGAFG; translated from the coding sequence ATGAACCCGGTTCAAATTAATTGTCCCCATTGTTTTTCCACTAACCGTTTGCCATCCGAGCGGCTGACCGACAAGCCCAATTGCGGTAAATGCAAGCGCCCGTTGTTTGTGGGCAAGCCGTTGGAGTTAAACCCGGGCAATGTCGCCAATACCTTGGACAAAAATGACATTCCGGTATTAGTAGATTGCTGGGCTCCCTGGTGTGGCCCCTGCCAAGGTTTCGCGCCGGTATTCGAACAATTGGCAGTGCAATCCGAGCCTTATTTGCGCTGTGCCAAACTCAATACCGAAGCGGTACCATCCATCGCCCAGCGCTGGGGTATTCGTAGTATTCCTACGCTGATTTTATTTAAAGGCGGTAAAGAAGTGCAGCGCGTGTCTGGTGCTATGTCTTTACCACAATTGAAAGCCTGGCTGGTACAGGTGGGGGCGTTTGGTTAA
- a CDS encoding Crp/Fnr family transcriptional regulator, translating into MLESVRLFAAVPAHYLAQLEKHSVLRKYPRNTVLVTEGDESSHLYVIRKGTVSAYLTNDEGRQVNLNYMQEGDYFGELSLLDGQPRSASVITLSDCEVLMLPKASVHELMREYPDFALMMITELTRRVRELTDSVKDLALLDVYGRVSSTLEKLCDSDKRIHNPKVTHQDIANMVGSSREMVSRIMKQLLIGGYIEQYTGYIEIKKNLPRYW; encoded by the coding sequence ATGTTAGAGAGCGTCCGTTTATTCGCTGCCGTTCCGGCGCACTATCTTGCCCAACTGGAAAAGCACAGCGTATTGCGCAAATACCCTAGAAATACCGTGCTGGTGACTGAGGGAGATGAGTCGAGCCATTTGTATGTAATTCGCAAAGGAACTGTGAGCGCTTACCTGACCAATGACGAAGGACGCCAGGTCAATTTGAATTACATGCAGGAGGGTGATTATTTTGGTGAGCTGTCGCTACTGGATGGTCAACCGCGCTCGGCGTCGGTCATTACCTTGAGCGATTGCGAAGTGCTCATGCTGCCCAAAGCCAGTGTGCATGAATTGATGCGAGAATACCCGGATTTTGCGCTGATGATGATTACCGAGCTGACGCGCCGTGTGCGCGAGCTGACCGATAGCGTAAAGGATTTGGCATTGCTGGATGTATATGGACGTGTGAGCAGCACGCTGGAAAAGTTATGCGATAGCGACAAGCGCATCCACAACCCGAAAGTGACTCATCAGGACATTGCCAACATGGTTGGCTCATCGCGCGAAATGGTGAGCAGAATTATGAAGCAATTATTAATTGGCGGTTACATTGAGCAGTACACGGGTTACATCGAAATTAAAAAAAATTTGCCGCGCTATTGGTAA
- a CDS encoding tetratricopeptide repeat protein, with the protein MAAADSHHCEQTLMFTDIVGYSRLMGRNEAMAIDMLGDYRQILLFHIEGQGGQLVECIGDAIFARFDSAAQAAAAAIAIQQHLQAFNEPDDKKLPRLQTRIGLHKGEVTLRDNAVFGDTVNIAARLEPLAVADGICISQTVYDDIRLSLSAPAKYLGVQTLKNIEQKIRVYLIKPAGINWRDHLHYFLRGLNKKIITYRYPLTACLFVFIAAGFYFVPRWLVPGYTANYVEIADFQNLMNEKGDADYFSAGITEAVRSQLADMRDVYIVGTKEGIHAPIRLEGSVQRLGDNLRIAYRLFRRKDNVQIAGGKLDGTYQDIFILQDRLVGEIARYLADEFDLQNFRPAPLRLTGNVTAYDYYLQGLAYLAKPSSLENIDSSIQLFNTALLHDEKFSLVNTGLCEAYRLKYELIKLARWLNEAEQYCLLALAQDERSIKTYKAIGRIYFETGQYTKAINYLDRALLIDGGDVASSIELGGVYDVLGQKDKAENIYIKTVTNSPNNWEAYDGYGYFLFRNGRYDEAIENYKKILDITPENISALNNIAAMYLLKNEFDRAAFYLEEASRIEPDSAVFANIGSMYYLSKKFTKAAFMYEKALYLEPENYQWMVYLADAYKFMPGKGFLADLYFRDAIKFANKDIEDNPKIAKSYRYLALAKTYFGSFSEANEILEKADSLDAKSIEALSCHLRVAIAQKDEERIREYVKKLLQSQYSDKLLLANPDFAVLKESRFGDLFDRIH; encoded by the coding sequence ATGGCTGCTGCAGATTCACACCATTGTGAACAGACGCTCATGTTCACCGATATCGTTGGCTACTCGCGCCTGATGGGGCGCAATGAAGCCATGGCGATAGACATGCTGGGTGATTATCGCCAGATTCTGCTTTTCCATATTGAAGGGCAGGGCGGCCAATTAGTGGAATGTATTGGCGATGCTATTTTTGCTCGTTTTGATTCCGCCGCCCAGGCCGCTGCCGCTGCCATTGCCATCCAGCAACACCTGCAAGCCTTTAATGAACCAGATGACAAAAAACTACCGCGCCTGCAAACCCGCATCGGTTTACACAAAGGTGAAGTCACGCTGCGCGACAATGCAGTTTTTGGCGACACGGTAAACATCGCCGCCCGTCTTGAACCCCTCGCCGTTGCCGATGGTATTTGTATTTCACAAACGGTATACGATGACATTCGCCTTAGCCTGTCGGCACCAGCCAAATATCTTGGTGTGCAGACATTAAAAAATATCGAACAAAAAATCCGTGTCTACCTTATCAAACCCGCCGGTATTAATTGGCGTGACCACCTGCATTATTTTCTGCGCGGGTTAAATAAAAAAATTATTACCTATCGTTACCCATTAACGGCATGCTTGTTTGTCTTTATTGCCGCTGGTTTTTATTTTGTCCCTCGCTGGTTAGTGCCGGGTTATACGGCCAACTATGTGGAGATTGCCGATTTTCAAAATTTAATGAACGAAAAAGGCGATGCCGATTATTTCTCCGCCGGTATCACCGAAGCGGTGCGCTCACAGCTGGCAGATATGCGCGATGTATACATAGTAGGCACCAAAGAAGGCATTCACGCCCCCATCCGTCTGGAGGGCAGTGTACAACGCTTAGGCGACAATCTCCGTATTGCCTATCGCTTATTTCGCCGCAAAGACAATGTGCAAATTGCTGGTGGAAAGTTAGATGGAACCTATCAGGATATTTTTATTTTGCAGGATCGATTGGTGGGTGAGATTGCACGTTACTTGGCAGATGAGTTTGATTTGCAGAACTTTAGACCCGCGCCCTTAAGGTTAACGGGGAATGTAACGGCTTATGATTATTATTTGCAGGGTTTGGCGTATTTGGCTAAGCCGTCTTCTCTCGAGAATATAGATTCATCGATACAGTTATTCAACACAGCATTACTTCATGATGAAAAATTCTCTCTGGTAAATACAGGGCTTTGTGAGGCATATCGGCTCAAATATGAGCTGATTAAATTGGCTCGATGGCTCAATGAGGCAGAGCAATATTGTTTGCTTGCTTTGGCACAAGATGAGCGTTCCATAAAGACTTATAAAGCGATAGGGCGTATTTATTTTGAAACAGGGCAATATACGAAGGCGATAAATTATCTTGATCGTGCTCTTTTAATCGATGGTGGCGATGTTGCATCTTCCATTGAATTGGGAGGTGTTTATGATGTTCTTGGTCAAAAAGATAAAGCTGAAAATATTTATATTAAAACAGTGACTAACTCACCTAATAATTGGGAGGCATACGATGGATATGGTTATTTTTTGTTTCGAAATGGACGATATGACGAGGCAATAGAAAATTACAAAAAAATTCTTGATATTACCCCTGAGAATATATCAGCGTTGAATAATATAGCAGCTATGTATCTGCTGAAAAACGAATTCGATCGTGCTGCTTTTTATTTGGAGGAAGCATCACGCATAGAGCCAGATAGTGCTGTTTTTGCAAATATAGGAAGCATGTATTATCTATCCAAAAAGTTTACAAAGGCAGCTTTTATGTATGAAAAAGCCTTGTACTTGGAGCCTGAAAACTATCAATGGATGGTGTATTTGGCGGACGCGTATAAATTTATGCCTGGAAAAGGATTTCTAGCAGATCTATATTTTAGAGATGCTATCAAGTTTGCCAATAAAGATATCGAAGACAATCCAAAAATAGCAAAGAGCTATCGTTATCTCGCTTTGGCTAAAACTTACTTTGGCAGCTTCTCAGAAGCAAATGAAATATTAGAAAAAGCAGATAGCCTTGATGCCAAAAGTATTGAAGCGCTATCTTGTCATTTAAGGGTTGCTATTGCCCAGAAGGATGAGGAAAGAATCAGAGAGTATGTTAAGAAATTGCTCCAATCCCAGTATTCAGATAAATTGCTGCTTGCTAATCCTGATTTTGCTGTTTTAAAGGAGTCCAGGTTTGGTGATTTATTTGATCGGATTCATTAA
- a CDS encoding sensor histidine kinase — MYSILPAIVAFLFLFFGLYVAHSKGLNRVTAAFLILCITTFFWQFVWAILFQVENEKLAQNLIDLGWLLILFLPTSLFHFLVELTGQQHHKRKVYASYIFSIFLAATHVTTDLVINGNYHYFWGFYPKAGIFHILHVLQTATVVMYGLYLAYQKQKLVQAGEKTKLQYCSVALLIFSLSAVDYLCNYGVEFYPPGVVFIAVGLGLIALATVRYHAMDDSRMLVASIAHEMRTPLASLKLQSRMLTDYLPELILGYNQARDSGLLRQPMNEQTLTHLGRTAKILEREVVQANHAIDMLMALTTSHYLNEKDFKHFSMKECVELAVSRVPYKNDAEKIVSVDVKSDFVVLASNEFLTFVLINLIKNSLDALRGKERGSIKITIIADAEGNRLEFLDNGIGIDEKILPHIFDRFFTTKDRGNNSGVGLTFCRKVMESFGGNITCESKLGEYTLFTLTFKK; from the coding sequence ATGTATTCGATATTGCCCGCCATAGTTGCATTTTTGTTTTTATTTTTTGGCCTTTATGTCGCGCATTCCAAAGGTCTGAACCGGGTAACAGCCGCATTTTTAATCCTATGCATTACCACCTTCTTTTGGCAGTTTGTATGGGCAATCTTATTTCAGGTAGAAAACGAAAAGCTCGCACAGAACCTGATAGATTTGGGGTGGCTGTTAATCTTGTTTTTGCCGACAAGTCTGTTTCATTTCCTGGTGGAGTTGACCGGGCAGCAGCATCACAAACGCAAGGTATACGCTTCTTATATTTTTTCCATTTTCCTCGCGGCTACCCATGTCACTACAGATTTGGTGATTAATGGCAACTATCATTATTTTTGGGGCTTTTACCCCAAAGCAGGTATCTTCCATATTCTGCACGTACTGCAAACAGCCACTGTGGTTATGTATGGATTGTATCTTGCTTACCAAAAACAAAAGCTGGTGCAGGCCGGCGAAAAAACCAAACTGCAATATTGCAGTGTTGCGTTGCTGATTTTTTCATTATCGGCGGTGGATTATTTGTGTAACTACGGGGTTGAATTTTATCCGCCGGGCGTAGTCTTTATCGCCGTGGGCTTGGGGTTGATTGCCCTGGCAACAGTGCGTTATCACGCCATGGATGATTCACGCATGCTGGTGGCAAGCATTGCCCATGAAATGCGTACGCCGCTGGCATCATTAAAATTACAGTCCAGGATGCTAACGGATTATTTACCGGAATTAATTCTGGGGTATAACCAGGCGCGGGATAGTGGGCTGTTGCGTCAACCTATGAATGAGCAAACGCTCACTCATTTAGGACGCACCGCCAAAATATTGGAGCGTGAAGTGGTTCAAGCCAACCATGCGATAGATATGTTGATGGCGCTAACCACCTCACACTACCTCAATGAAAAAGATTTTAAGCATTTCTCCATGAAGGAATGTGTTGAGTTAGCGGTGAGCCGTGTGCCCTATAAAAACGACGCGGAAAAAATAGTCAGTGTTGATGTGAAATCTGACTTTGTGGTGCTCGCGTCCAACGAATTCCTCACCTTTGTGCTGATCAACTTGATTAAAAATTCATTGGATGCACTGCGAGGCAAAGAACGCGGTAGTATAAAAATCACCATTATTGCCGATGCAGAGGGGAATCGCCTTGAGTTTCTGGATAATGGCATAGGTATTGACGAGAAAATCCTGCCGCACATTTTCGATCGCTTTTTTACCACCAAGGATCGCGGCAATAACTCGGGCGTTGGTCTAACCTTCTGTCGTAAGGTGATGGAATCGTTTGGTGGCAATATTACTTGTGAGTCAAAACTAGGCGAATATACGTTGTTTACGCTCACCTTTAAAAAATAA